One Rhodospirillales bacterium DNA segment encodes these proteins:
- the yajC gene encoding preprotein translocase subunit YajC: MFISPAYAAGASGPGAFDIMSLLPLILIFVVFYFLLIRPQQKKAKEHREMLTALRRGDKIVTNGGIIGQITKVVNENELELEISDGVRVRSARGMVASIYARTEAPDDDDDGDDGKK; encoded by the coding sequence ATGTTTATTTCACCAGCCTATGCCGCAGGCGCCTCTGGCCCGGGTGCATTCGATATTATGTCGCTTTTGCCCCTGATCCTGATCTTTGTTGTTTTTTACTTCCTGTTGATTCGCCCTCAGCAGAAGAAAGCAAAAGAACACCGTGAAATGCTGACCGCGCTGCGTCGGGGTGACAAGATCGTCACCAATGGCGGCATCATTGGCCAGATCACCAAAGTGGTGAATGAAAACGAACTGGAACTTGAAATTTCCGATGGTGTTCGTGTTCGCTCCGCGCGTGGCATGGTTGCCAGCATTTATGCCCGGACCGAAGCCCCCGATGACGATGACGACGGGGACGATGGCAAAAAATAG
- a CDS encoding ATP-binding protein yields MSCDDMEPLLLRVVEALERLAPAKKMGLGPENNRDGCIDGFVWNADDGNLQPIATLARVDIDLLKGIDQQRETLLTNTLRFAKGLPANNALLWGARGMGKSSLVKAVHGAVNDKLNRKQQNSRLGLVEIHREDIAALPKLLRMLRAEKRRYLVFCDDLSFDGQDATFKSLKAALEGGIEGRPENVLFYATSNRRHLMPRDMIENERSTAINPSEAVEEKVSLSDRFGLWLGFHVCDQDTYFAIVEAYAKHFRLKIKKADLLAGANEWSVTRGARSGRVAWQYIQDVAGRLGQKTI; encoded by the coding sequence ATGTCTTGTGATGATATGGAACCCCTCTTGCTGCGCGTTGTTGAAGCGTTGGAGCGTTTGGCCCCGGCAAAGAAAATGGGCCTTGGTCCTGAAAATAACCGAGATGGGTGCATTGACGGGTTTGTCTGGAACGCAGATGACGGAAATTTGCAGCCCATAGCGACCCTTGCTCGGGTGGACATTGACCTTTTGAAAGGCATTGACCAACAGCGCGAAACCCTTTTGACCAACACGTTACGCTTTGCAAAGGGCCTGCCTGCCAACAATGCCCTGTTATGGGGCGCGCGTGGCATGGGCAAAAGCTCTTTGGTCAAGGCGGTCCACGGCGCAGTCAATGACAAACTTAATCGAAAACAACAAAATTCCCGCTTGGGACTGGTTGAAATTCATCGCGAAGATATCGCGGCCCTGCCAAAGCTTTTGCGGATGCTTAGAGCTGAAAAGCGGCGTTATCTGGTTTTCTGTGATGATCTTTCTTTTGATGGTCAGGATGCCACGTTTAAATCCCTGAAGGCGGCCTTAGAGGGCGGGATTGAAGGACGCCCTGAAAATGTCCTGTTTTATGCGACGTCGAACCGCCGCCACTTGATGCCGCGCGATATGATCGAAAACGAACGCTCTACGGCGATCAATCCATCCGAAGCGGTTGAGGAAAAGGTGTCCCTTTCAGATCGGTTTGGATTGTGGCTTGGGTTCCATGTGTGCGATCAGGACACGTATTTTGCCATTGTTGAAGCCTACGCAAAGCATTTCCGGCTCAAGATCAAAAAAGCAGACCTGCTGGCTGGCGCCAATGAATGGTCGGTGACCCGGGGCGCGCGTTCGGGCCGGGTTGCATGGCAATATATTCAGGATGTGGCTGGCCGGCTTGGCCAAAAAACGATCTAG